The Biomphalaria glabrata chromosome 1, xgBioGlab47.1, whole genome shotgun sequence sequence ACATTGATGTTTTACTATTTAAATACTAGATGTATTCTGGTTAAGGTGCCAAGAATtttcaaacattattttgaaataaattgtagagaagtttttttttttaaagcttgttTTGGCTACAAAGTTTTGTATGAATTATGTAGACTAAAGTATATACCAATATAAACTTGGAAGGTTTCAAGAAAAATTATGTAGAGCTATAAGTATTCTTAAATAAattcatacatttaaaaatttctATGACTTTGTAAAACACAAATTTTCTTTTAGAATAGTAATATATATGAGGAAGCTGCTTTAGTAAATATAGAAAATGATTTTCTGGAttaatatttaaagtttaaaaaagttAGGAAACATGGTATTTATtaccaattaaaatatttttttttaatgaaggtCATACATTTTTCTTAAGTTAAAGaatctatttaatttttaaaattttttatctttttattcagtaatcagaattttaaaaaaatgtgtaattctTTAGAgccaacattaaaaataattttgaaactgattaaaaaataaatatataaataaaacaaaataaagataaatagattttcAATCTTCAGTTTATTATTGTAAACTGCATCACACAGccatacagcatatatatatatatactgtttcTTTCTATGTACACTATTTATAACGAAAGATTCTTAGTATACTCTTACAAACGAATATCACAACCagtgcacatatatatacacacacatgttcTGACAAGTTAAGTTACAGCACCAGGGTGGAAAGATCACTAGCACAAGCCTCACAGCATTCAACTCAACTCTTATGTTCACTTTTAattgcttgctttttttttttccccactaatTTTTACATCAGACAGCTAACacaaaagtaagtaaagttcaacaaaaaaaaaaaaaaaaaaaatttgcattaCTACATTCATCAAAAAAATCCTAATAAATAATACTGATGATATAAGAGGAATGAGCTCAACTTTGAAATTCACTTGTAGATCAAGACAAGAACAAACAATTTGACAGTACTGTAATAAACACAGTTTGAAACACAAATGTATAGACAATAGGTTCTGAAAGATAACATTGAGGTATATTTTGTTGGCCTTATTTACGTTTatacacatttattattatttattgaaacACGCAAAAGCTAGCTAATTTGTATACAGCTTGACTGACGTCTGCAACAGGGCATTGCACAGACATTTAGGTAGAATATTAAATGCAGACTTCATACAAGATTAATTTTCCTCAAGCTAATGCTACATCACACTGATATATAGGTAGGTTACCTTTAAACAGGTAATATTACTGAGTAACCCATCCaaacttgtgttgttgttttttttgtacatacaatgtctaaagtatttaaaaagtaaaacttttttttaaatgaaagacAATATGAAAACCTACATTAAACTGCaacttataatatataaaattatcaaaCAAAGAAAGATAATAAAGAAGTAGTCACACCCCATTATACTGAATACCTTGTATGTATCCTTATTGCTGGTATGCattaaccaaataaaaaaaaaggtagaagaTTCATAATGCTACTCAAGattgtaattaatgtaaaaCTCTACTCAACAAAGCTCTATTACAAtgtaatttctattttttttaaattaagcatTACTCTACTTTTAATGACTTGTTAGAATTATAGACAGCACAAAAATGTGGAGAAATAAATGGCTAagacataaaacattaaacctGAAGGCAGTACCATTTTAGAAATAATGTATTTCCATTCTGAGTGCCTAGCACACATAATaaccaaatttttaaaaaatttaggcCAACTACGTTTACATGGCTGGGATGATATAAATAAGTAAAAGCAGTTTTTCCTTGGAGGAAAAATGAGAATATATTTTTCCATATTGATTACTGACAAACTTGCTCTAAGAacattgaaaatttaaaaaatagagtaATGAATgcaaataaataacaataataaagcttgcATAATCACAGGGAAAGGAACACTATAATGCTTAAGTCACATGAACAGAACCAGTAAGGTATTGTTTTTAGTTCTTTATGTacatgataattttttaaaatatatttcttaaaagcaattaaaaattttttgtattgttttgttgttgttttttttttttacattttcagtagtatgatgtcaaaaaaaatttttttttggtaaaccaATTAAGCAAAATATATAATGTCAATatcatttaattacaaaatgaggTCATGcaataataattaaatgaaatatgatTCTTAAGTTAAAAAACCAAATAACAAGAAACACAATTTTTGGCCTCAACAATTTTAACTGTGCAATTAAATTCAATATTTTAGTGGTGAGTTCTTTTCTTATTCAAATACTCTAACAAGAAAttcaaaaatataaaactgTAATTTACACTATGAATGATACCGCAAAACAGACACCTTGCCATATTTAAATCTATACATATAGTGTATATAATACAAATTATGTGtgtgtaagtttaaaaaatcaacttcAGTAAATCTCTGGATAAACAGTTCTGATTATGTATACGCTAAGTAATATAGCTCCTTGAGCCATATTAAATAATATGAATGTCAACACGTCTGTGTAAAGGAAAAACCCACAGGTATGGTTTCAAGCCTCTTTAGAGAATAAACAAGGTACTTTGAGAAAACATCATGTATTACTggcatatttattatattatctcAAAGTAACAAACCCAGGCAGAACACTCACCTTAACAAATGAGCTCTTGTTCATCATTATGGAGGGCTTCAGGATTGAGCATTAACATTAACACTTACACCTCTAACAATAGACAATACATGTTAAAAAGGTGAACTGAAATATGCACAATGGATTTATaggctatacattttttttcttaaaaacttTGCATCAAAGATTTCAGAATCAAAAGTGATTAATGTTGCAATATGAAAACAGCCCAAATAAAATTGCCCTTTATCTTCAACAAGCTGAATGATCTAGATGGCTGTGAAAGCTTCTTTGTTCACTGAAACAtcatgtttcttttctttttcataaacCTGGAAAATTTTAAGAGAAATGTCAAAGCAACCTCATCAGTAATATGGAGATGAAGTGCCAACATCTCTCCAGACTGAAAATTCTGTCCATGCATCTGTTTTCTTTTCTGGCAACCATCTGGGGTTAAAATAAGGAGCTTGGTTGGCACTAGATCGGCTTGACTCATAATGTTctgaaacaatacaatagtttTTCCCATCATTGCTATCCCAGTGCTGATGCCCATTCTCTTCAAAACAAACAGCAAATTGGATTTTCTTGGAAACATCGAATGTAGGAGATATTTCCATTTTGAAAGTAAAAGTGTCATAAGCCTCTGTGTAACTCAATCCTGGTCCAGGAACATAAGATGCATCAATATCCTCAAACGTTTCCCATTCATCTAATGATAACCTTACAAAAACATGCTTTTCAAATGAAATGTTCTTAACTTTGATAGTTCCTTCGACAGTATAGTCTCTTAGAATAACATTTTCTAAGGACACTAATGATCTGTTAATTTTGTCTCTGAAAGCAAGATAATCAGATGCTGGCTGTGCAAAACACAATTTAATAGGTGGTTTACAAGTGACACCTGCATTTGCACCCAGAGTTAAAGACGATAAAATTTCTGGATTGAGGTGCGGAGGTTCATCTGGACCTTCTTTGACGAAACGTACTTGTGCTAATGCCAAGCCTTTATGGTCTGCAAAAGACACTTTCTTTTGAACTCGACCAGGAGAATGAGGACTATCAGGTATTGAAGAGTCACCATCTGAGTCACTTGAACTTTCAggctttattattattgacttTAGAGGACCATTGCGTCGTTTGTTTAGGTTGGTATTATGGATAGGACATGTATCCAAGTGTAAAGATTGGAAGGACTCCTCCAATCCCAATCGATTGTATGAGTTTGGATTAGAATAACTCATGAAATCAAATCCTGTTGTTGGTGGACTTGCTGACAGTAAGTATGGAGAAAAATCCATAGGTATTCTATTGCTAGAAACCTCAGGAGTGTTTTGAAGTATATCCAGCATTGGAAAGTCTGCAATAgagtaaaaataattaaactttaaatttatgccaataataaataaaagtaaaaaatacattatatattatacttataatttacatttaaaattggaTTTGGAACATAGCAAAGGAGTTTTCTTTAATGATTAGTTATcatatttttttcacatagctatctaatatgaaacaaaacaaactgtttaaaacaacattacaaaTTGAAATTccaagaataaaaacaaaaataaaaaatcttgcTAGCAATATAATAGTTAAAAATAGCGAATTGAAAAGTCACAGTGTAGAGTTGACCAAGTCCAATGAATTTAAGATTTCAAAAACAacgtaaaatatatattataataaattatatggTATAAAGTAAAGAATTATATttccatagatctagatttcaacAGTTGCTATACAGATTCAGATAGCATGTAATGTAGTACTAAATCTAATTCAaactaattgtaaaaaaaaacaacaacatagattGATCgatctaataataatttataatattaaaaataagcaCACACAAAATTTGAaagatattatttaattattataataattattatatttagacaaagtttaaaatacaaagtaaataatatAACTTGAACAAGATGATGAAAATCTAAATAGACCCAAGTCACTCTAGTTTCCAATACAAATTTTCAAATTAATTGAAATTAATACTTCACACAGTTACATCACAGTAGTCACAATACCTGTTTGTGTTTATGCAGTGACTATTGACAGATTGTAGACTATCAAAAATATCGTCCTAATGATATTCAGATCAAACTCATGCAACCAAGACAAACATTTATTTCTGAAACATATCTGTGTCTTAATGTAGTCCTACGCCACAAAATCATAAGCTCTCCACGAAAATGAATggaatagactagatctagattgaataAAGCGAAACAagtatttttcctttttttttcttctgctaAGGTCCCTGACTCGTCATTTTGGCCTACTCAAGGCcaaacaacatttatttttagccACCAATCTTATTTTTTCTTGCACGTGATACTGGCTTCCTAGAGCCAATCGGTGACGTTCTTTAATGCCTGTGATATTGCGAGGCAAGGTCACGGCGTGAAGACTGAGTGCCGCACAATGCTGTACGGTTATAAGTATCTGTTCATTTAAGTGATtatgcaaatatttatttaatacagatgtagatgtaaacgcgtttttatttatctcccttaataatacaatcaattaaaaattcaGATTCGCTATGTTgaataagaaataataatttaaaaaaaaacacgcggGTCTTCGTCTTTAAGAAATAATTAACCACGGAACGATAGACTAACGGATAGTAAAACATAGTCTAACCATATAAGCCCGTGTTATGCTGTATGTTAGGCCTGTGTAGACTCTACATAATGcctttttatttagatattaaGAAAATGATTCCACTTACTTGTCCATGTTTTACtgttaaaacatttgacaaagtGACTGGTCTGGTTCGCATTTATGTCCTTGTCGTTAAGCGTGTTTCTGTCTTCAGTGCTGTTATTATTGTTGTATATATCAGAATTGTTACCAAGTTTGTAATCCGAGTCATTGTCCAACATGTTTCTATTTGCCCCGTCAATTTCGTGGAACCAGTGAGACATCCATTCTACAGCCATGCTATTCAATCGATAAAACTGAACTgcgaatgtagatctaggtttaCTATCCCTAGCCTTATATTTTAACTCAACCAACAAAAAATCGGATGTAAACTCGTAACTTAAAAGTCTAAGTTAACAATCAGATTACCTGACACAGAACATTTAAATTCATGcgtgtcagtcagtctgtcacaAACAGGAAAAAATAAGTAACGCaactgtaggcctatatgtcttAGCTTATTATACACTGGAAATGAACGCTCCGAAATGCTTGGTGTTAGCCGCTCGAAGGCCGCACACGTCACACCACGCTGCATCTGACACAAACAACAGCGATAGTGGgcctggctttttttttttttaaatccaccaCCACTAACTTTCGGCCTGCGAGGGATCTCAAACAGATGGAATACAAATCGAGTACATTGCAGGACTGCaataatggctgcctggtcgtgtgatatGCGCACTGCactgttgtctcgatggtcctgggttcgagcCGTGCCTTCTACCATCCCCCGCCATCCCAATGATCCCATGGAatgtaattaatctttaaactcggaagggacatccgaaacatgcacaCATTCAAACATACAAATGCTACAATTACACACAGaatacagagagatagagagagagagagagagagaaggagagagagatagaaggaAAGAGAGGGGAAGCGTTTCATTTCATTGAAACATACAATAATTTAAAGGCTAAAAAATATGTTAGCGAgatcgttaaaatgtggccGATTATTTGAAgctcaaaacaaataaaagagaGGATTGATCAGGACATAATAAAGAATATAaaacctggggggggggggggggggggaaatgaagaaaaaaaagggggggggggtaataatATGTTAATTCAGATTTAAGTCCCACGAATGTCTTCATGCCCTATACCAGGATTTTCCAAaccttttccttaacggaacacttcgcacatttgagtatttagcggaacacttggcacattttgagtatttagcggaacactttgattatttttttagagagattaattaattattccagtagttcgtggaacacatattcaggcctcacggaacactagggttccacggaacacagtttgggaagcactgccCTATACAATAATtgtgagaaagaagaagagacaagCAAGTATCACTTGCTTCAAGTAGGCCTGTAGCCTCAATACCAAGTAGGCCTGTAGCATCAATACCAAGTAGGCCTGTAGCTTCAATACCAAGTAGGCCTGTAGCTTCAATACCAAGTAGGCCTGTAGCTTCAATACCAAGTAGGCCTGTAGCCTCAATACCAAGTAGGCCTGTAACCTCAATACCAAGTAGGCCTGTAGCTTCAATACCAAGTAGGCCTGTAGCCTCAATACCAAGTAGGCCTGTAGCTTCAATACCAAGTAGGCCTGTAGCCTCAATACCAAGTAGGCCTGTAGCCTCAATACCAAGTAGGCTGAAGAACTGCTGAGTGTcccttaaaacaaataaatatagcCTGCAAAACTTGTTCTGAACGAGGACTAATGCATAAATATCGGTACATATAAAATGGCATAGTTCTAAGTTTACAATATCTTTAATGAGAGAAAATGGCGAATTGAATATAGCGAAATAATGGAcagttttaaaacatcaataaaaaaaaagtatatagttGGGGTGGGGGGATCTCCATTATGGTGTGGTCTGCGCGCCTGGCTGTGTTGTGTTGTCGAGTCGGAGGATCCATGGTTCGTTTCCTGGTCATGACTGTCCATTATTTCTTACATGCCTTTATTATTAGAGGTCAATCAAGACTTTCAGTTAAGGGAGTCATTGGTTAGTTTGAGAATCCCTGATGACAGCTACACCAAAACAACTGCCACTCAAACTGTGCTCACCCTTAAGTGTGCTTCACTGTGCACTCTAGACATCGGCAATTTCTTTTCATAGCGCGATGGAAGCTTCGATGAATACAAgcttaaatgtaatgttattgGCCTACTAAGAAATCTAAAAGACACTTGAAAAGAATGCTATGTTAACAAAATATCTCCACACAATTCAGGTCTACAAGAAAATCTAAAAAGACACTTTAAAAGAATgctgttttaacaaagaatctccACACAATTCAGGTCTACAAGGAAATCTAAAAAGACACTTTAAAAGAATgctgttttaacaaagaatctccACACAATTCAGTtctacaaaaaaatctaaaaagacACTTGAAAAGAATGCTATGTTAACAAAGTATCCCCACATAGTTCCGCACAGTTCGAATAATTCAATTCTAACTATGTTACATATGCGCATCAGATTATTGGATTCCGTGAGCGTGAGAGTGATCGAGCACACGCGTTGGAGAGTGGAATGGGTTGCTGAAAACATGTCAAAATGGTGGCTCTGGTCTGCCTACTGATATCGTAAGTAGCAAACGTTGCACCGGGtgtacatatagatctaggtctagggcTGTTACTACCAATAAGTCTAGAGCCGCCAAATGTTAATGAAGTGTTGTACAAGGAAGAAATAATCGAGGGATGGTAGTATAATGATTCAActtatttatacaaaaacatCTTCACATAACACTAAcggtcttatttatttattccaaaATATATATCATATTTGCAGTGGCGTaggaaaagggaaaaaaaaaagaaaattccccCCTGGGCCCCAACTTGAGGGAGTCCCCCAAATaagtgttcaattttttttttacattaaatattacgccattttCTCATGCCATGATGTCGAAAGTCAAAAGGCTGGGGCCCCGAAAGAGgtcgtcccctccccccccccccgggctccCAAATGTGCCATATATTCCAATGATTAATATTATCTacactatttaataatacaGTAGTTTGATCTCCGAAATTTGGATATCTGTAAGATAGGGGCTGTATGCTTCCGTTTTGGTAGTCATGTTTCTTACTAATTATCAAGACATGTATTTAggatatatctaaatctataaag is a genomic window containing:
- the LOC106074392 gene encoding protein phosphatase 1 regulatory subunit 3B-like isoform X3 yields the protein MIKLEERYSIFNMPPVNYRHKSFQDLLGSDFPMLDILQNTPEVSSNRIPMDFSPYLLSASPPTTGFDFMSYSNPNSYNRLGLEESFQSLHLDTCPIHNTNLNKRRNGPLKSIIIKPESSSDSDGDSSIPDSPHSPGRVQKKVSFADHKGLALAQVRFVKEGPDEPPHLNPEILSSLTLGANAGVTCKPPIKLCFAQPASDYLAFRDKINRSLVSLENVILRDYTVEGTIKVKNISFEKHVFVRLSLDEWETFEDIDASYVPGPGLSYTEAYDTFTFKMEISPTFDVSKKIQFAVCFEENGHQHWDSNDGKNYCIVSEHYESSRSSANQAPYFNPRWLPEKKTDAWTEFSVWRDVGTSSPYY
- the LOC106074392 gene encoding protein phosphatase 1 regulatory subunit 3B-like isoform X4, which produces MAQTVLCWTPPYFPMLDILQNTPEVSSNRIPMDFSPYLLSASPPTTGFDFMSYSNPNSYNRLGLEESFQSLHLDTCPIHNTNLNKRRNGPLKSIIIKPESSSDSDGDSSIPDSPHSPGRVQKKVSFADHKGLALAQVRFVKEGPDEPPHLNPEILSSLTLGANAGVTCKPPIKLCFAQPASDYLAFRDKINRSLVSLENVILRDYTVEGTIKVKNISFEKHVFVRLSLDEWETFEDIDASYVPGPGLSYTEAYDTFTFKMEISPTFDVSKKIQFAVCFEENGHQHWDSNDGKNYCIVSEHYESSRSSANQAPYFNPRWLPEKKTDAWTEFSVWRDVGTSSPYY
- the LOC106074392 gene encoding protein phosphatase 1 regulatory subunit 3B-like isoform X1, encoding MQRGVTCAAFERLTPSISERSFPVYNKLRHIGLQLRYLFFPVCDRLTDTHEFKCSVSDFPMLDILQNTPEVSSNRIPMDFSPYLLSASPPTTGFDFMSYSNPNSYNRLGLEESFQSLHLDTCPIHNTNLNKRRNGPLKSIIIKPESSSDSDGDSSIPDSPHSPGRVQKKVSFADHKGLALAQVRFVKEGPDEPPHLNPEILSSLTLGANAGVTCKPPIKLCFAQPASDYLAFRDKINRSLVSLENVILRDYTVEGTIKVKNISFEKHVFVRLSLDEWETFEDIDASYVPGPGLSYTEAYDTFTFKMEISPTFDVSKKIQFAVCFEENGHQHWDSNDGKNYCIVSEHYESSRSSANQAPYFNPRWLPEKKTDAWTEFSVWRDVGTSSPYY
- the LOC106074392 gene encoding protein phosphatase 1 regulatory subunit 3B-like isoform X2; translated protein: MAVEWMSHWFHEIDGANRNMLDNDSDYKLGNNSDIYNNNNSTEDRNTLNDKDINANQTSHFVKCFNSKTWTNFPMLDILQNTPEVSSNRIPMDFSPYLLSASPPTTGFDFMSYSNPNSYNRLGLEESFQSLHLDTCPIHNTNLNKRRNGPLKSIIIKPESSSDSDGDSSIPDSPHSPGRVQKKVSFADHKGLALAQVRFVKEGPDEPPHLNPEILSSLTLGANAGVTCKPPIKLCFAQPASDYLAFRDKINRSLVSLENVILRDYTVEGTIKVKNISFEKHVFVRLSLDEWETFEDIDASYVPGPGLSYTEAYDTFTFKMEISPTFDVSKKIQFAVCFEENGHQHWDSNDGKNYCIVSEHYESSRSSANQAPYFNPRWLPEKKTDAWTEFSVWRDVGTSSPYY
- the LOC106074392 gene encoding protein phosphatase 1 regulatory subunit 3B-like isoform X5; the protein is MLDILQNTPEVSSNRIPMDFSPYLLSASPPTTGFDFMSYSNPNSYNRLGLEESFQSLHLDTCPIHNTNLNKRRNGPLKSIIIKPESSSDSDGDSSIPDSPHSPGRVQKKVSFADHKGLALAQVRFVKEGPDEPPHLNPEILSSLTLGANAGVTCKPPIKLCFAQPASDYLAFRDKINRSLVSLENVILRDYTVEGTIKVKNISFEKHVFVRLSLDEWETFEDIDASYVPGPGLSYTEAYDTFTFKMEISPTFDVSKKIQFAVCFEENGHQHWDSNDGKNYCIVSEHYESSRSSANQAPYFNPRWLPEKKTDAWTEFSVWRDVGTSSPYY